One Scleropages formosus unplaced genomic scaffold, fSclFor1.1, whole genome shotgun sequence genomic window, GTTGGAGTGTCACGGGTGCCGGTTCGTGTGTCTCACAGGGCTGCCGACTCCTGGACCGAGGACCCGGAGCCCTTTAAACAGCAACTACTACCGCCGCAGCATGGACAAGAAGGGCTACGTGTTCCACGCTCCGCTCCGAAGCGGTGAGTGCGCTTGGCCGGATGGTGAGGGTCCACCTGCTTGCAGCGCACAATTCACCGCACCACGGTGTAAATAGGCACAGCTGAGCCAGCCGCCCGTGTCCTCACAGCTGGCGACGAGGCTCTCGGCTCAGACAACGCACCGTGGGCATCCTGGTCACCACGGCGGTGGAGATCACTGTAGGGGCAAGACGGTGAAACCCGCAGGTACGCAGAGACACCGGGGGACAGAACGCTGTCTTGGCAAACATTATGGGCTCTCGGAGATTGATGACAAAATGCAgaatctttcatttcatttcatttattcatttagcagacgcttttgtccaaagcaacatacatctcagcaaagtacaatttatgcattacattgagagaaggagacatagctgcagacatgaaagtctcaagcaaacctagtttgttccctaccgttTGCTATACCGAGGTTCATCGCtcacagacaaatcctgataccgacaccaatttttttttttaaattaaatattataagatagtgggggtgcggtggcgcagtgggttggaccgcagtcctgctctccggtgggtctggggttcgagtcccgcttggggtgccttgcgacggactggcgtcccgtcctgggtgtatcccctccctctccagccttatgccctgtgttgctgggtaggctccggttccccgtgaccccgtatgggacaagcggttctgaaaatgtgtgtgtgtgtgtgtgtgtgtgtattataagatacacaagtgagcagtacaatgccagagtagtggctgaagaaaggttgtatctggggatgcttctggagttacgatgcgtgaacagttacaccatagacgatctgaagagatcttgatctttctttcattcttcCGTGTCACGTGTCCCGCCGTGACCTCCTGTGTCCATTCTCCATTCTGGCTTCCTGCGTGTGGGGACTGCGGCGGATTAGTGGTCGGAGTGAAACTGGACCTTGAGGCCTGGGTGGACAAATTCAAGATCCTGGCCAGCAACCAGTCTGACGCTCGGCAGGGTTCCCACAAGGTGCCGAAGCATTCTGGTGTCGTTGAAAGTGCATGTGTGGACACACAACGACATGCACGCACaggcatgcacacacgcacgcacacacagtcattgTCAGTCCCTGGGTCGAGGGGACTCCTTTGCGTAGCGGTACGGGCTGACCTGCAGCGGGACACTGACTTGTGCTGCTTTTTTGGACAGTGTGGGCCATCCAGCAGCTGCGAGATGGACTGCGAAGTCAACAGTGACGTAAGGCTGCCTTTCGTTCTCTGGCCTTTGTGACATCCCAGCAAATACTCGGAAGTGCGTTCACAGCgaaataagaaaagaaactCCATGAGTGCCGGTGTTCGGGCCGTGCACTCGAAGTGGACAAGGCGATCCGGTGCCTTTCAGTAGTTGCAGGGTTCTTCCATCGTCCCGTAGCTCAGTCCCGCACTTGACCCAGTTCGTCCGCCGGGACAGTCGTCCTGCAAAACTAAGCAAAAACCCGATGAACCGTTTGCACGTTGTAGGCTGCTGTAGAGCACAGCCGGACACAGACATCGTGCTCCGTGCCCGGTAACGTTCCGGTCGCCTGCTTTTCAGACAGTGTCGTTGTTCTCATGTTCAAGGGCCGTTTCGGTGGGTGTCTTCGGCCCCGTACTCTTGACGGCGCCGGGCGAGCTGTAGGACGGGTGCCGGCGCCAAAGCTCTCCGCCTGTCACTCATGTTCAGCTCTTCCCTGTAGGACCTCATGTGTTACCTGTTGGATGATGGAGGCTTCCTCGTTATGTCCAACCAGAAGGAGCACTGGAAAAAGGTGCGGTATCCAGTAGGATAACTCGAGTTCAGTTAGTCGATAAACTCTGTAACTATAATGTGAGAATGTTTCGCATTTTAGCCCCTTTGCTGTCACGCGACCCCCAGAGCTCTTCCCATGCGCTTGCTGTCAGCTGCCTGCTTCTTTCACCATGCTGGGGAGCACCATTTGCCCAGCTGACACAGGCAGCTGTACCGGAAGCCTGGGTACAGCCTCTGCCACATCCGTCCCATATATTCACGCGTTTTACCACTCTGGTGTCAGTTTTTGGCAGTGCGGTGTCTTAACACTTGAGCTGTGGCTATAATAAAGATCAGCGGAAGTTCACCGGGGGTCTCGTGTTCTAAGCATCATTTGTGTGTGCATCACGTCACGTTTCAGCCATGatttgtgtgtttatctgtttttgtttgctgaacCAGGTGGGTCAGTTCTTCGGTGACGTGGACCCGTCCTTGATGCACGCCTCTTCAACAACTCTATCTACGCCCGCAAGCAATCCTTCGACTACCATGCGGTCTGCGAGGCCACGGCCAGCAGCCGCACGGGAGCCGCTCGCCGGGGGGTCTTTGTGGTGAGCGCGTTCATTCTCTGTCATCACCTCACTGCTCCAGCATCTCGCGTGACACTTGTGTGTGAAAAGTCAAGAGACGCAACATTCACATGTTCTCTGCTTGATGTTTGTTAAGCCAACCATCGCAGACCTGCTGAACGTCGCCTGGTGGACATCGGCAGCAACCTGGTAAGAATCCAGCACTTCTCTCTAACGGGCTGCAGAGCCCAATTATCCCCATACTgtgctctgattggctgagccCCCTTGTGCAGCTCTGTGATTCGCTGTCAGTGTTCCACAGGTCAACAGCTGCCTGTTTAAACCAATTACTGTGTTCGTCTCTCATTTGaaacacatatttatacagcatatgtatgcatgtatgtattttttaaaaatattagtaCCTCGTACTAGTATGTTGCAGATTATCTGGCCGTGCTGGAAAGCACACAAGTAGCGCAGCAGATGAGGACATGTGTGACTCCTTTGCAGAACTCCAGCTGCTCGTGCAGAATATCCGGTATAAATGGTTCATATTGTGTCTGAATCTGAGCGAAAATAAGAATGTAGAATTTTTTAGGTTTCTGTTGATTTTTCTCCTTGCGTTCTCCTTCTCCTGGTCTTACCAGCACAAGATGGTGTAGAATAGCAGATGCAGAACAAGTGAAATACATTgctaataatgatgatgatgatgatgatgatgataataataataataataataataataataatataatggtACCGTTATTACGGATGGACTGCTCGTGTCACACTTTCAGGTCCCTGATTCAGCATGTGCTCTATGGGCTGACGTACCACAGCTGGTTCGCTGCAGGTGAGTGACAGACAGCGGCCGAGGCCGGTCCAATATCGGCAGGTGAGTGCGTGCAGGCTGCTCTGTGGGTTCTGCGCCGTCGCAGTTCACGGCTGACCCCCGATTCAGACCCAGGTGCGGTGGAGGCCGAAGCTGCGGATGCCCGAGAGAGCAGCTGCGTGACGGTGTACAGCCAGTTCTACTTTACCAACACAAGCAACTCGTACAACACCCTCCAGGACTGTGGGAACTGCTCCAGGTGAGTGTGGGCCTGTGCGGGACCGGGGGCTGCTCCAACTCCGACAGCACCCGTAGAGTGTGTCTCTCTGTGCGAGGGAGCGTGAGCGAGGAACGGAGGCTGCTCTGACtcggtgtgcgtgcgtgcgtgcgcgtgtgtgtgtgtgtgtgtgttgtgcgcgcgcacgcacgcccAAGTGGCAGTGCCGAGCACGATCGCGATGCGCCTCTTCCTCCAAAGGTTGTTCATGCCAAGAGGATAGAGAAGACCAACCTGCTGTTTGTGGTGGCCGAGACCCCCTGCAAGTCGTGCGAGATGGAGAAGCTGGCTCAGGTGAAGACCGAGTGTATCCTTCCTTCAGCTCCCCTCCCTCATGAAATCAGTTTTCCCCCAATTTTGTCAGCGTGACAAGCTGTCAACAaccagaaagaggaaaaaaaaaatttcagaagcACATTTGAAACTTTAAGTGAGTAATTAATCACCTTGGAGCAACACGTACAGTGTTTCCCTTTTTCTGTGGTCACGACGTTTTCCTTCGGGTCTCTTCTCAAATATTCGGAAACATTATGAGCAGTGTGCAGCGCTGCACGATGTGAAACGCACGTATTTGAAAATGCTCCCGAAAAGCTTTCACACGCTCTACAGTTGCAAGTTGTTCAAAAATGCACCTTTACTGCTGTTTGGAAAGTTGTTCTCTGCGTAGTACTGCTCAGTCTTCATTGGACTGGACACAAAGACAGCTTTACTTGCCAGCATGTAGAGCAATATGTGGCAAAAGGATGCGTTGTTTCTCCATGGCCTGGCAAGGCGCTGGACGCTGTCGGTCCAAGTGACTGTATTTCAGAACCGAGTCGGAGCCCCGGTTGTGCTTAGTTGTCCTTAGCCTGAGTGCGAAGTCCAGGAAGAGAACCCGTGTGAGCTGCTGAGCTTGGCGCGCTACAGGAGAGGGCCGTCCACCTGCTTCGACTACAACGTCCAGGTGAGACGCGCCGAGAAACGCTGCGGACCGTCGGCAGGACAGGTGTACGGGGGGGTGTGTGCGGCGCTCTCGCGAGGGTGCTCTTGGCGTGTGTCCAGGGAGTGACCACGTGGGGGACAAGGGGGACGGTTTAAGGTGCCTTCAATTTATCTTTCCACATTCGCACCAAAATACCAGAAACGTAAGTGTAATAACAGCAAACGACAGTTggcagcaaacaaacaaaaacaaaaacagcagcaagagcACAAAGCTCAATGCAATTCGAATCCAAACTAAAATCTCCGAGTTGCAGCATCAGGCCCATCgcttcaattcagttcagttaatGAATTAAATTGGTGTCATTTTCACAGAGCTCTTCCCCCCACGGTGACACAGAGCCCTGGTTGCTGTGAACGACACACCGTAGCAGAGAAACACGCGTACCGTACAAGAGTGGAGGAGTGTAAGGGTGGCTCTGTGGCTGCGTCTACAACGGAAAAGGATACGAATACGATGGGCGGACAGAGCTGTGGGCCGCACCGTGGAAGCCGAAACGGTTGCCCGTCCCATCGGTCACATTATACAGCAAAGTACATCAAGTACACACAGCATCGTGTGTTTGCTGTCAGTCttgcgggtgggggtggggggggggagtggtcTGCCTTTGGCTTACCACACGACAGTATTTTACATGCAAACACCTCTATCTCTTCTTTGCTCCCTACCTCAGGAGAACACCTCCGAATGTGGGCGGGGCTTCTCTCTGCGACCACCGTCGGCTGTCCTCCTGTGTCTTCAGCTCATCTGCTCTGCCTGTCCACCTCTCTCTAGATTTTGGCCCCTCCAAACGTTGGCCTCTTTTAGCACAGATTCCTCTCCCCTGTCCTCCGTGGTCCAAGCATTAGCGTTCTCACCGCCCGTACATAACCGTGACCGTACATCACTGACTGTACATCAGCGGTCCTGAGCCCAGTTTAGTCACACCTTTCCCTTCCCTCTACGAGTGAACTGGGATGAAGCAGCACAAACGTACGTGTCGGACAAATCACTGTCGGTCTGTCTCACAAGGGTGTTTTGCCGGCGTACAAAGACGACCGACTGTGCTACCGTTCAGCGGTGAGGAATATATGAAGATCCACTATTGTATAATATGAATGATAGACGTGAATGGGTGGAATGGCAGCAAACGACAGAAAAACACCTGCATGCTGTGGGTCTCTGGGAGTTTGTTTCATCAACAGGGAGTCACGTCCTTTTTGGGCTGAGACCCCTCTGCCAAACATTGTggatacaaataaatatgtcaGTGGTAGGATAATGTAATATGAACATTGAATGACACCTCAGACCTTTAGTCTAGGTTGGTTGACTAAGTCTTTTTGGAATTTCTCTTAACCACATTTTCAAGGCGCTAAAATGTTTATGatgagcatttttaaaaacctttttgaaATAGAGTGCCCAGTTTTGTTTAAGGATGCATGcgttgttttcattttgcttatGCTGGAAGGAAACTCCGCTTTAGATTTTGCACGAAATTGAAATTCCTGTGGCAGTGCCAGTCAGAGGTTCTCTTCATGTGGCCTCATAGCGTAATACAgacttttaaaatacatttcgaTATTTGGAGCAattacaaatgacatttttaacacctaaaaatgttttcatatcttTTAAACGATGTTTGCGCGTATGTGATTATGTTCTATGTACGGTCTGTGTGTACATCtgcatatgtatacacacacacacacacacacacattttcagaaccgctcatcccatacggggtcacgggggaaccggagcctacccggcaacacagggcgtaaggccagaggggccggggacacacccaggacgggacgccagtccgtcgcaaggccatatgtacatacaaacacaaacatacacatatagGAGACCACGAAAGTGACAGTAAAGACGCACACTCTGTTTCCCCCCGACAGTGCCTTGATGCACGTCACCAGCTGGTGTAACATTTACAGTGCCGCACTCCTCAGTCCCCCAGGACACTGCCGTTTTACCCTGTCAAACTACGTCACTGTTGCTTCCCTGGGTTCTGAAGTGCGCGGCCTGCCGAGCTGAagcagtgtgtgacagagacGTGTGCCAAGCAGAAGCTGGGCTCAAAAGCAGGAAGTGCCAGTGGTTTGGGTATGTGACATTATGTGAGTAAGTGTTGAGCTGGCATTTTGAGGAGTGTGGACTGTGCGGGCCTGAGACCCATCCTTCTCCCTCTGGAGGCCAATTCCAGACAGCGGAGCACAATGGAGAGCCGCAGTGGTCGCCCATATTGGAGAGCCGAGGAGGAGTTTGTGCTCAAAGCCACTGCTGTAAGACCCTACTGTAGCAAGTGTCTGCGTGCCATAACCAGGACTTTGTTCCCTGTCTCAGTGCCAAGGCACTTTTAAACCTGGCCAAGGTTTAGTGCATGTtttcatatgtatgtgtgtaagtgCGGTATTAACCTCTGTAATGTAGATAGGCCGGGGGGGGTAGAGATTGTGCACAACGTGAGGCATCCCCATCCTTCCGCACCAGCCGTTGCAGTGAAGAATACTCGTTCCACACTCCTTTTCGGTGCGTTGTACGGCAGGTCTCGAAGGAATGGGTCGTATATGATGTCAGCGCACGAGGTGTCGTTGGCCCTTGATGCCAGCAAGTTTGTCGGTCGAACTGAAGGGGCTGCAGCTGCCCTGGAGGGAGTGTTGTCTGCAACTTCACGTTGtccttacatttttaaaataaatgtatcaacATCTATCCAAGCATGAACGTGCAGTTGCTCTTTGCCCAAGCTACAGGACTTACATAGAAACTCCCATgagtgaaatttgtgaaaagaaCAGAACCATAATGACACAATGAAAAGCTtttcagattacatttatttttttgttgctgcttGCGATGTTCCCTCCTTGTAGCTTATCTGGGAATCTCCCGAGTACTTTTTTATGGATGACACAAAAACAGGACAAATTATAACTTTGTACAACATTGTGTTTGTCtctagtaaaatattttaaacttgtTTACAAAGCAGAATTGGTAATTAAACAGgtaatattttcactttgaagagctgtgtgttttgtgcccTTGTGTATTGGTAGTGAATGTGGACCATTCACCTAACATGCTGTGGTAAACTTACGGTCACGACTacacccgcacctcaaccagcagcacctggctccgattaaacTTCATTTGGAGCAACTGGCTACAAAAGACATCACTCTACTGCTTCCCAGTTACGGAATCTCACTCAAGAGAGCTGTTCTGGCTGTGCTCCCCAACCTTCTTACCCCACCACCTACTCCCTGTAATTCCCCTGGTCCTCTCCACATTTCTTTGGCAGCAACCCCTGTCTCGTCCACAACCACGACTTCAGAtactcgcctctgttcagtttgccgaTCCGCCGACCATCCTCTCGTCCCCAACCagtcctgcacttgggtccagcctcttCCATGTCCTCAGTTCTGCATTATAGTCACACGACGTGCAGTGATaccactgtgtttacatttacatacattgacgtatttatttagcagaagcttttctccaaagcaacatacatctcatagaaaatacaatgtgtgcattgcatcaacagaaagagacttggatgcagaaaCGTGATTCTGAactacagttaatttgttgcttTCGACCATTTGAACTGATTTACATCACATGAAAAGCTACATAAAgatttatccaaataatcaacaattcctaatcacaatttttttaaaacaaacatttacattacacaagtagcagcGTGAAAATTtgtccattattcaacagttgtgatctcaaagttatcgagcatgaacatttacacattacattgagagatcatgggagatGTGAGTCctgaagaggtgagttttaagacacttCTTAAATGGAGAGAGaatcaacagttctgagtgagaaggggagatTGTTTCACCGCATTAAAGCCAGAATCAAGAATCTTTATGAGTgtgaccaccaagcaggcagaggtggaggagcgtagcagtcttgTTGGGGGGTAgcgaatgatcaggtcttgaagatatcggggagcagttccgttgatggttttgtaggtcTTGAATTTAACCcgggtagctataggaagccaatgttGCGAGATGAGGGGGGAGATATATGGGAACACTTTGACTGGttaaacacaacttgtgcagcgttctgcatcagctggagcgatctgatggcagtagctagaaggtcagacaggagagagttgctgtagtccaggcaggatatcacatTGTGtagacaagtagttgcacagagtctgttgttagggatggatcctgcggatattatgcaggatgtatctgcaggtccgagttgtggctttgatgtgccgagaaacttgagtcaatcattactcctagactcttagccaaggaggtaggcaaaatcagtgagttgtctGGTTTGATAGAATTCACGACAGGAAAGTGgaccagctggaaggtgaaatatctctgttttggagaagctgAGTGGTAGgcgatgatcagacatccaggcagggATGCACAAAGAAATGTctgttgctccaggtggaaatgagaggaaaagtTGGGTATTATcggtgtagcagtggtagttgaatccatgagaggTGATGATAGGgccaaaggaataaatgtagcttgagaagagtagggggcccagtactgagccctgttgGACACCAGTTGCgagaggctgaggagatgaaCGGAAGCCCTGCTAGACCACTTGGTAGGCttt contains:
- the LOC114909695 gene encoding voltage-dependent calcium channel subunit alpha-2/delta-1-like, translated to MREQLHHRRSEEILIFLSFFRVTCPAVTSCVHSPFWLPACGDCGGLVVGVKLDLEAWVDKFKILASNQSDARQGSHKCGPSSSCEMDCEVNSDDLMCYLLDDGGFLVMSNQKEHWKKVGQFFGDVDPSLMHASSTTLSTPASNPSTTMRSARPRPAAAREPLAGGSLCQPSQTC